From the Prunus dulcis chromosome 4, ALMONDv2, whole genome shotgun sequence genome, one window contains:
- the LOC117626674 gene encoding pseudouridine-5'-phosphate glycosidase isoform X3: MASSSSALSRLSNLRGHLHPSHSNKGGVGFIKISPEVSEALSNGYAVVALESTIISHGMPYPKNLETAREVEAVVRENGAVPATIAILDGIPCVGLSMEELEKLANLGPRAQKTARRDIAHVVATGGNGATTVSATMFFASMVGIPLFVTGGIGGVHRHGEHTMDISSDLTELGRTPVAVISAGVKSILDVPRTLEYLGVCVAAYRTNEFPAFFSETSGCKVPCRIDTPEDCAQLIDANLKLELGTGILIAVPIPKEHAASGRLIESAIKRALEEARDKNIIGNAATPFLLARVNELTGGASLASNIALVKNNALVGAKISVALAQIKERENKGGVKTTL; encoded by the exons ATGGCGTCGTCTTCTTCGGCTCTCTCAAGACTCTCTAATCTCCGCGGACACTTACATCCCTCCCACTCAAATAAG ggTGGTGTGGGGTTTATCAAGATTTCTCCAGAGGTTTCTGAAGCTTTGTCAAATGGCTATGCTGTTGTTGCTCTTGAATCCACCATTATTTCCCATG GGATGCCCTATCCTAAGAACTTGGAAACCGCAAGGGAAGTTGAGGCAGTTGTGAGGGAAAATGGAGCTGTTCCTGCCACGATTGCTATTTTGGATGGCATACCTTGCGTAG GTCTGAGTATGGAAGAACTGGAGAAGCTTGCCAATCTCGGACCCAGAGCTCAGAAGACAGCTCGAAGAGACATTGCACATGTT GTGGCAACCGGAGGGAATGGAGCAACTACTGTTTCTGCAACCATGTTTTTTGCTTCTATG GTTGGCATACCATTGTTTGTTACTGGAGGGATTGGAGGAGTACATAGACATGGAGAGCATA CAATGGACATATCTTCTGATCTTACTGAGCTTGGAAGGACACCAGTAGCTGTCATCTCTGCTGGTGTAAAATCAATATTGGATGTCCCAAGGACCCTTGAATATTTG GGAGTTTGTGTTGCTGCTTATAGGACCAATGAATTTCCAGCATTTTTCTCTGAAACAAGTGGTTGCAAG GTGCCTTGCCGTATAGATACCCCAGAAGACTGTGCTCAGCTTATAG atGCGAACCTGAAACTTGAGCTTGGAACTGGAATTTTGATTGCTGTTCCAATTCCCAAAGAGCACGCAGCGTCTGGAAGGTTAATTGAGTCTGCAATAAAGAGAGCTCTTGAAGAAGCTAG GGATAAGAACATAATTGGAAATGCTGCAACTCCATTTTTGCTTGCGAGAGTGAATGAATTAACTGGAGGAGCTTCTCTGGCTTCGA ACATTGCACTGGTGAAGAACAATGCACTTGTTGGTGCTAAAATTTCCGTAGCACTTGCGCAGATTAAAGAACGTGAAAATAAAG GTGGTGTGAAGACGACGCTATAG
- the LOC117626674 gene encoding pseudouridine-5'-phosphate glycosidase isoform X1, translating to MASSSSALSRLSNLRGHLHPSHSNKGGVGFIKISPEVSEALSNGYAVVALESTIISHGMPYPKNLETAREVEAVVRENGAVPATIAILDGIPCVGLSMEELEKLANLGPRAQKTARRDIAHVVATGGNGATTVSATMFFASMVGIPLFVTGGIGGVHRHGEHTMDISSDLTELGRTPVAVISAGVKSILDVPRTLEYLVCTKLSHVYDCKTNEFPAFFSETSGCKVPCRIDTPEDCAQLIDANLKLELGTGILIAVPIPKEHAASGRLIESAIKRALEEARDKNIIGNAATPFLLARVNELTGGASLASNIALVKNNALVGAKISVALAQIKERENKGGVKTTL from the exons ATGGCGTCGTCTTCTTCGGCTCTCTCAAGACTCTCTAATCTCCGCGGACACTTACATCCCTCCCACTCAAATAAG ggTGGTGTGGGGTTTATCAAGATTTCTCCAGAGGTTTCTGAAGCTTTGTCAAATGGCTATGCTGTTGTTGCTCTTGAATCCACCATTATTTCCCATG GGATGCCCTATCCTAAGAACTTGGAAACCGCAAGGGAAGTTGAGGCAGTTGTGAGGGAAAATGGAGCTGTTCCTGCCACGATTGCTATTTTGGATGGCATACCTTGCGTAG GTCTGAGTATGGAAGAACTGGAGAAGCTTGCCAATCTCGGACCCAGAGCTCAGAAGACAGCTCGAAGAGACATTGCACATGTT GTGGCAACCGGAGGGAATGGAGCAACTACTGTTTCTGCAACCATGTTTTTTGCTTCTATG GTTGGCATACCATTGTTTGTTACTGGAGGGATTGGAGGAGTACATAGACATGGAGAGCATA CAATGGACATATCTTCTGATCTTACTGAGCTTGGAAGGACACCAGTAGCTGTCATCTCTGCTGGTGTAAAATCAATATTGGATGTCCCAAGGACCCTTGAATATTTGGTCTGCACTAAACTATCTCATGTATATGATTGCAA GACCAATGAATTTCCAGCATTTTTCTCTGAAACAAGTGGTTGCAAG GTGCCTTGCCGTATAGATACCCCAGAAGACTGTGCTCAGCTTATAG atGCGAACCTGAAACTTGAGCTTGGAACTGGAATTTTGATTGCTGTTCCAATTCCCAAAGAGCACGCAGCGTCTGGAAGGTTAATTGAGTCTGCAATAAAGAGAGCTCTTGAAGAAGCTAG GGATAAGAACATAATTGGAAATGCTGCAACTCCATTTTTGCTTGCGAGAGTGAATGAATTAACTGGAGGAGCTTCTCTGGCTTCGA ACATTGCACTGGTGAAGAACAATGCACTTGTTGGTGCTAAAATTTCCGTAGCACTTGCGCAGATTAAAGAACGTGAAAATAAAG GTGGTGTGAAGACGACGCTATAG
- the LOC117623846 gene encoding protein FAR1-RELATED SEQUENCE 5-like, with translation MDENVCVWDSTDSSDADGDGVDPDICVIPKLNTESIPEVGKEFDSLQDVYNFYNNYAEKAGFSIRSHSSKKDRLTREIKRKEYVCSKQGTYCRPEAEGRVRKRRRVKVRQDCKARIGVVKCHESNKYSISLFEEVHNHSLTTPDKVHLLRSHRDVRESRKALKIDQLGVVNTPTHQPVSNLEVQAGGMENIGCINKDFYDWETNMRTQLLEHDVELLSEHFGAEKRKSESFYFKMEADSSGKLTNLFWADSTSRRAYKFYGDVIMFDTTYNTNRYGLVFAPLIGVNNHGQTIILACAFLSKETTESFMWLFDQFKNAMPGPPPKIIITDHDAAMTKAIVQALPTTYHRLCIWHILNKFSEKVNPPTLRDRFSYLNACMWDIDTTIEFESKWLTLITENGLNDHPWLSSIYDLRDKWVPAYVKHVFSAGMLSSKQPESSHAFFKPYVSRKNSLMDFVVRFERGLAKQRHEELYADHVDRNEKPASLLETSMETQVAGLYTKALYQKFQKEELKSLKCFLQCTTSDDRQRVYKVTERIKPGVSKVKEVVYDASADLASCSCKHLESCGIPCRHVLAFLKHEQVEYLPDKYLLQRWMQKAKSALVFDRDAIKIKDHVDRCVLMRRSTLSKRAITLIDSASMSEEAGKVLLETLQGVQEKIESMGQEIGHAQGSGKAVASDSQTVTLMDPLRVRVKGKEKAMDQLKRWCTEL, from the coding sequence ATGGATGAGAATGTATGTGTGTGGGACTCAACTGATAGTAGCGATGCAGATGGTGATGGCGTGGATCCTGACATTTGTGTTATACCCAAACTCAATACTGAGTCCATACCAGAAGTTGGGAAAGAGTTTGATTCACTTCAAGatgtttataatttctatAATAATTATGCAGAGAAGGCAGGATTCAGCATACGCAGTCATTCAAGTAAAAAGGATAGACTCACGAGggagataaaaagaaaagaatatgtaTGTTCTAAACAAGGTACGTATTGTAGACCCGAAGCAGAAGGCAGGGTAAGGAAAAGACGCAGAGTCAAAGTACGACAAGATTGCAAGGCTAGGATTGGGGTTGTGAAGTGTCATGAGTCTAACAAGTATTCTATTTCGTTGTTTGAAGAGGTACACAACCATTCATTGACAACCCCAGATAAGGTGCATTTGTTGAGATCTCACCGTGATGTTAGAGAATCAAGAAAAGCACTCAAAATTGACCAACTTGGTGTAGTTAATACACCTACTCATCAACCAGTAAGTAATCTTGAGGTACAAGCAGGAGGAATGGAAAACATTGGGTGTATAAATAAAGATTTCTACGATTGGGAAACGAACATGCGCACGCAACTGCTGGAGCATGATGTAGAGCTGCTGAGTGAGCATTTTGGGgctgagaaaagaaagagtgagtctttttatttcaagatgGAGGCAGATTCTAGTGGAAAGCTGACTAATTTGTTTTGGGCAGATTCAACATCTAGACGAGCTTATAAATTCTATGGAGATGTGATTATGTTTGATACAACATATAACACGAATCGTTATGGATTGGTATTTGCGCCGTTAATAGGGGTGAATAATCATGGGCAGACAATTATCCTTGCATGTGCTTTCTTAAGTAAAGAAACCACCGAATCTtttatgtggttatttgaccAATTTAAGAATGCCATGCCTGGTCCACCACCCAAAATTATCATTACGGATCACGATGCAGCCATGACAAAGGCGATTGTGCAAGCTCTCCCAACTACATATCATAGATTATGCATATGGCATATTTTGAACAAATTTTCTGAAAAGGTAAATCCCCCAACACTCAGAGACAGATTCTCATATTTAAATGCTTGCATGTGGGATATAGACACAACAATAGAATTTGAATCAAAATGGCTTACCTTGATTACAGAAAATGGATTAAATGATCATCCTTGGTTGAGTTCAATTTATGATTTGCGTGATAAGTGGGTTCCAGCCTATGTGAAACATGTTTTCTCTGCTGGAATGTTGAGTAGTAAGCAACCTGAAAGCTCACATGCTTTCTTCAAGCCATATGTTTCACGAAAGAATTCGTTGATGGATTTCGTAGTACGATTTGAACGAGGTCTTGCTAAGCAGCGGCATGAGGAGTTATATGCCGATCATGTTGACCGTAACGAAAAACCTGCAAGCCTTTTGGAGACGTCAATGGAAACCCAGGTGGCAGGCTTGTATACAAAGGCGCTGTATCAAAAGTTTCAGAAGGAAGAATTGAAGAGCCTTAAATGTTTTCTTCAATGTACAACGTCGGATGATAGACAAAGGGTTTATAAAGTAACTGAGAGGATAAAACCCGGGGTTTCTAAAGTCAAAGAAGTTGTGTATGACGCATCCGCTGATCTAGCTTCTTGCAGTTGCAAACACTTGGAATCTTGTGGAATTCCATGCAGGCATGTATTGGCTTTTCTAAAACATGAGCAAGTCGAATATTTGCCGGATAAGTATTTATTACAAAGGTGGATGCAAAAAGCGAAGTCTGCGTTGGTGTTTGATCGTGATGCCATTAAAATTAAAGATCACGTTGATAGGTGTGTTTTAATGAGGAGATCTACGTTGTCTAAACGAGCCATTACTCTAATTGATTCTGCATCAATGTCCGAGGAAGCTGGGAAGGTACTCTTAGAAACTTTACAGGGTGTGCAGGAAAAGATAGAGTCTATGGGGCAGGAAATTGGGCATGCACAAGGAAGTGGTAAAGCCGTGGCCAGCGATTCTCAAACAGTTACTTTAATGGATCCACTTCGAGTAAGAGTGAAGGGCAAAGAGAAGGCAATGGACCAATTGAAACGATGGTGTACAGAGTTGTAG
- the LOC117626674 gene encoding pseudouridine-5'-phosphate glycosidase isoform X2, translated as MASSSSALSRLSNLRGHLHPSHSNKGGVGFIKISPEVSEALSNGYAVVALESTIISHGMPYPKNLETAREVEAVVRENGAVPATIAILDGIPCVGLSMEELEKLANLGPRAQKTARRDIAHVVATGGNGATTVSATMFFASMVGIPLFVTGGIGGVHRHGEHTMDISSDLTELGRTPVAVISAGVKSILDVPRTLEYLETQGVCVAAYRTNEFPAFFSETSGCKVPCRIDTPEDCAQLIDANLKLELGTGILIAVPIPKEHAASGRLIESAIKRALEEARDKNIIGNAATPFLLARVNELTGGASLASNIALVKNNALVGAKISVALAQIKERENKGGVKTTL; from the exons ATGGCGTCGTCTTCTTCGGCTCTCTCAAGACTCTCTAATCTCCGCGGACACTTACATCCCTCCCACTCAAATAAG ggTGGTGTGGGGTTTATCAAGATTTCTCCAGAGGTTTCTGAAGCTTTGTCAAATGGCTATGCTGTTGTTGCTCTTGAATCCACCATTATTTCCCATG GGATGCCCTATCCTAAGAACTTGGAAACCGCAAGGGAAGTTGAGGCAGTTGTGAGGGAAAATGGAGCTGTTCCTGCCACGATTGCTATTTTGGATGGCATACCTTGCGTAG GTCTGAGTATGGAAGAACTGGAGAAGCTTGCCAATCTCGGACCCAGAGCTCAGAAGACAGCTCGAAGAGACATTGCACATGTT GTGGCAACCGGAGGGAATGGAGCAACTACTGTTTCTGCAACCATGTTTTTTGCTTCTATG GTTGGCATACCATTGTTTGTTACTGGAGGGATTGGAGGAGTACATAGACATGGAGAGCATA CAATGGACATATCTTCTGATCTTACTGAGCTTGGAAGGACACCAGTAGCTGTCATCTCTGCTGGTGTAAAATCAATATTGGATGTCCCAAGGACCCTTGAATATTTG gaaactcaGGGAGTTTGTGTTGCTGCTTATAGGACCAATGAATTTCCAGCATTTTTCTCTGAAACAAGTGGTTGCAAG GTGCCTTGCCGTATAGATACCCCAGAAGACTGTGCTCAGCTTATAG atGCGAACCTGAAACTTGAGCTTGGAACTGGAATTTTGATTGCTGTTCCAATTCCCAAAGAGCACGCAGCGTCTGGAAGGTTAATTGAGTCTGCAATAAAGAGAGCTCTTGAAGAAGCTAG GGATAAGAACATAATTGGAAATGCTGCAACTCCATTTTTGCTTGCGAGAGTGAATGAATTAACTGGAGGAGCTTCTCTGGCTTCGA ACATTGCACTGGTGAAGAACAATGCACTTGTTGGTGCTAAAATTTCCGTAGCACTTGCGCAGATTAAAGAACGTGAAAATAAAG GTGGTGTGAAGACGACGCTATAG